GCTTCATTATTTGTTAAAATCATTTAATTAATTCAAATTTTCAATTCATTCTCATTTTACATCTTAATCTCAATATACAATTGATATAAATAAAAAAGCCGTCCTGACAATGCCCGGACGGCTTTACTTTTTTCAAATATAATCAAATAAAATTATTTGGAAACCTGATAAACGATTTTTCTGATTGTATCGAATTGGAGATAAGGAAATAATTCCTGAATCTTGTCAATAGCTTCACCTGCACTCATTTCTCTCCTCATATCCTTGTACATCTGACGGATTTTGTAATCCCTGATAGCCTTCTCGTCGAGTAATTTGTATTTTTTCAGTGTATTGTACACATCATCATCAATCAGCTCGCTCAAGGGATTATCACTCTTGGATTTTGTTGTTGGTTTCAATTTATTATTTCTCCTTTAGTTTTTAAAAATTTTACAGCCAATGGTATTGTTTTATCTCTATAGCGCTTTTTAAATTGACTTTCAAATAAACTTTGTATATACAAAAATAACTTAATTTAATTGAAGTTTCAAGGATGGGAGCCCAATGATATTACACTAAAATTGTTAAAACAATAACTTAGCTCTCTATTTTACTATTTTTTATTTACAAAATAGAACCGAATTTATACCTAAAAAGTTTAAAATCATAGTAATCATATTGTCCCTTTGAATTTCAAGGATTAAAAATACTTACTTTCCGGAATCACTTTCATTGTCACATTATTGTTACATTTTCAAAAAGTGTATACTGTTTTTTCAGTACTTTTATTTTCAGGGATTGCTGATTGTCACATTATTGTTACATTTTATTTCCGGTAGAAGTTCCTGCTTATAACTATCACAAATCTTATTTCATAACAACTTTTTATTCAATTAAGTTGTTGAACTTTACATCAATATAATAAATTTGAGGCATAGCACAAAACAGTTACCCCCTATTAGTAGTAATACGCATTAAAAATTTTTTTTAACGTTTTATTTTATATTGAATTTAAAATATTATGGGTATAATTTATTCATTCACTAAATCCCAGCCATGCCAATAAAAAGTATATTCAAAAATATTTTTGTTCTGCTTCTTTTACTGATTTCCTCAGAAAGTTTTTCACAGACTCAGTATATCGACGCAAAGTTTTTCACAGGACAAAGTTCTTATAAAAATTCCGATTCCATTTTAATCGCAGCAAAAGTTTATGTGAAAGAAAAATATCACATGAATTCTTACGAAGTTTCTGACCCGACTTTAATTCCTACTTCCATCTCATCTTCATCAGATAATTTTGCAATCTCAAAAATTTATTATCCGAAGGATGAACTGTTAAAATTTGAATTCAGCTCAACTCAGCTTCGAGTCTATCAGCACGAAATTATCATTGGTATTTTACTAAAACCTAAAGAAGGTTTAGCTGAAGGGAATTATTCAGTACCTCTGCAAATCGGCTACCAAGCATGCGATGATAAAGTTTGCTATCCTCCTAAAACATGGAAGGACAGCGTGCAGATTTCAGTCTCTGCCAAAGGAGACAGCAAAGCGGGACTTAACTCACTTTACTTTTCAAAAATACAATATACTTTTCCTCAGGTACCGACAGCTAAAACCGAAGGGACAAAAAATACAACTAAGCTGACTGAAAATCCCAAGACTTCAAATCCTGACGAAGAACAGGTTACGAACATCGTTGAAGAAAAAGGATTAGCATTAGCTTTGATATTTATTTTCCTTGGCGGACTTGCATTGAACTTAACTCCCTGCGTTTACCCGCTTATTCCAATTACAGTCAGCTACTTCGGCGCGCAGGTAAGCGGAAGCAAATCACAGAGTGTTATGATGGGAGTGTTCTATGCTCTCGGTATGTCAGTAACATACTCATCACTCGGTGTTTTTGCCGCATTAACAGGAGGACTTCTAGGTACTGCATTACAAAATCCTTTTGTGATTGCAGGCGTTGCATTAATATTAATTGCACTTGGTACAAGCATGTTCGGACTCTTTGAAATCCGCGTTCCGCAGAAACTTGCATTGATGGGAAATAAAAACCGTTCAGGTTACGTCGGTTCATTAGTTATGGGATTAACCGTCGGTTTCATCGCCGCGCCATGTATCGGTCCCTTTGTATTAAGCTTGCTTGTTTATGTCGGTAAAACAGGAAGCGCATTCATGGGATTTTTATTGTTCTTCGTTCTCTCATTAGGACTCGGAGTTCCGTATATATTTCTTGCAGCATCATCAAGTTCACTCAGCAAGCTGCCGCGTTCAGGCGCATGGATGGAAGGCGTGAAAACAATTTTCGGACTGATACTTTTCGGAATGGCGCTGAACACACTTGCTCCTATTTTCGGCAAACATTTGTTCGCACTCATATACCCTATATATTTAATAGCAGCGGGAATTTACTTAGCTATCCTGGATAAAAAAGGAAGCAACTCAACCGGCTTCTCAAAATTCAAAACTTTGATTGCACTGCTTGCAGTATTTTACGGAGCATGGATATTAAAACCAAACGAAGGAAAAGAAGAAGTTAAGTGGAAGAATTTAACATCGGTGGAACAAATCAGCAGTTCAGTCAGTTCAGATAAGAAACCTGTTATGATTGATTTCTACGCTGACTGGTGCGCGCAATGCAAGGAACTGGACGAATATACCTATACAGATAAAGAAATTATTGACTTGTCTTCTAAGTTAAACACCATTAAAATTGATTTAACAAAGGAGAACGAAGCCATCTCCAATAAATACAACATCAAAGGGCTTCCCGTAGTATTATTTATGAACTCAAAAGGAGAAGAGATTACCGGATTGAGAGTTACTGGTTTTTTAAAGCCGTCTGAATTTAAACAAAAAATTACAAAATTATTAGAGTCGGAGAAATAAATGTTCAAAAAGTTTTTAATGGTAATACTCTGCGTTTCATTTGCTAACGCAGCATTCTCTCAATCAACTGAGTTCTCACAAGAGAAATTTAACAAAAAGGATTTAACGAACAACTTTTTAAATCTGAAATCGGATTCCGCAAAAGTTGAAATCAAAACTGCCGGCAGCAAAAAATCTGCAGGACTTGCAATGATACTCTCATTAATTCTACCCGGTGCAGGACATCTTTACATAGATAGAATGGACGTGGGTAAATTCTTCGTA
The genomic region above belongs to Bacteroidota bacterium and contains:
- the dsbD gene encoding protein-disulfide reductase DsbD, whose translation is MPIKSIFKNIFVLLLLLISSESFSQTQYIDAKFFTGQSSYKNSDSILIAAKVYVKEKYHMNSYEVSDPTLIPTSISSSSDNFAISKIYYPKDELLKFEFSSTQLRVYQHEIIIGILLKPKEGLAEGNYSVPLQIGYQACDDKVCYPPKTWKDSVQISVSAKGDSKAGLNSLYFSKIQYTFPQVPTAKTEGTKNTTKLTENPKTSNPDEEQVTNIVEEKGLALALIFIFLGGLALNLTPCVYPLIPITVSYFGAQVSGSKSQSVMMGVFYALGMSVTYSSLGVFAALTGGLLGTALQNPFVIAGVALILIALGTSMFGLFEIRVPQKLALMGNKNRSGYVGSLVMGLTVGFIAAPCIGPFVLSLLVYVGKTGSAFMGFLLFFVLSLGLGVPYIFLAASSSSLSKLPRSGAWMEGVKTIFGLILFGMALNTLAPIFGKHLFALIYPIYLIAAGIYLAILDKKGSNSTGFSKFKTLIALLAVFYGAWILKPNEGKEEVKWKNLTSVEQISSSVSSDKKPVMIDFYADWCAQCKELDEYTYTDKEIIDLSSKLNTIKIDLTKENEAISNKYNIKGLPVVLFMNSKGEEITGLRVTGFLKPSEFKQKITKLLESEK